CTTTTCCATTCTTTCCAATCACACTCCCAATAACACTATCGGGACACAGAATCCTGTACACTACTACTTCATCATTTCCCTTTTCatccctctctctttccctaTCAGTTCTCCTCCTCTGGTTCTTGCTGTCTGCATCATCTCGATATGAACGAGGACGCTTCCCACTTTCACCCATTGCACTGAAGACAAGCCTGCAATACTCCAACCGCTGAATCAAAACGTCGATCAGAAAAAATGCAACAGAACCTTCGAGATAAATACATCTATGCATTTTCCTTTCCTACGAAACAGAACATGACTTCACACACATACAACACAGTAAGCAGCTTGCTTCTAAAACCCTGTCCCCTGACATAAATACCAAATAAGTAACTTAACAAACACACAGAAGacccaatttttttaaaaaaataagaccAAATACACCTAAGCAATTGGGCAGATAGGAATAATAATCCATGGGGCGTCTACTTTGCACGATAAGatgtatgattgagtatttttatcctcaagattAGTATTTCACCAATCCCACCCTTTCATTGGGATATAAATCAGGcaaaactagctcaaatgatagaaataatcaagagcCGAATATCCTAAAGTTTCAATTCATCTAAGTAAACAAATGATTAGCCTTACtgtttttatctatcaaggctaattaTCAAAAAGTAAACGTACCCTAAATCAACTAAGACAGTGATAAATCAAGAATTCTGGAGTTAACACAGCAAATTCACCACATCTATATTTGGAAATAAGCCATGAATTACCAAATGTCAGAAACAAGAAAACCGAGCACCAGAAACCACAGTTGTCCGAAAAGAAAACCCCTAAATCAGGAATCTTTACCTGGTTGGGCTTACAAATTACAGCATATCAGGCACTATAGTGGAGTCGCCAGAGCGATGAAGAGATCACAAAAGTGGCGGAAACGGTGACGTTGTGGGTGGGGCTGCTTCGCCTCAAAAAAGTCTCTAATTTTCGTAGCTCATCAAAATTTTGTAGGGCCAATCTGTCATCTAAATTTTTTGTTACAAACAAACTGTTTTGTATGATTTGGCATATTAATTTATGGGGAAAAGACACATTTAGCCAAACTCACATAGCTAGAGACTTATATAGCCACAAGGTTTAAAGTAAGACTTTAGTAACCAAAAGCCAATCAAATGACCAAACCGCCCTTTGTCCAAAATCATGCTTAATTAATACATGCAAATCACGATTAAaccaaattttattaaactgtCTTGCTCAaaggtacgtggcgttgtctcacagtccagacccagattacaaagtaatctatcgggcacgaggaaagtttccagccgatataccattcaagCTCATTTAACAAATCATTTTAACAGTTTAACatttaatcaggcccaacatgcttccgtacaacttctaaataattcaaatcataaatcaacagtatacctttcgtcgactggtcaccttcaggagcttttatcgcgttttacggacttcttgcctcctcggccttcgtccaaccacacactcgcaagtgatggttgcaaccctcttccttcactgtgttccggcactcgccgaatggtcaccttcaggaatcagtttccctccttcactgtgtATCGACtccaaatatttttgttgaaaaatgaaaagaaaatatttatactaaaccggaatagttggacaaaaacaaagtgtttatagaggaattatataataattaattttatttcataaatatcccccaagggaggagacaacttgttcagctactcatagtagccgattcttgtgtacataaaataaaaaagctaAAACTTAAaaacgaaaaactttgaaaacagaaaattaaaattacaaaagataaattctagagagaggaagttgtgtgtgtgaaaatgttgtgaattttcggatgccttcttctctccagcacttgtagttttatagaggtctgaaaccctctattattgcttggtagttggccttggatgctttcttcgtggccagcttgcttgaaattgacagccaccttcttttgttggctattattgccgacacttgttggtgttgtcacatgtgctggacccttgctttatcgctttgtgataatgctggtaggggccggctgcttttttctccactcacatttgTCTTGGAGTattgagtggtcctcctgtcattccacccacttttgtcgtttcttttgtgggtgcgatccttgctgtgaatcacatgattcactttgttctgtcggccaccttacttttttggtgcccgaggggtcctcccctttggagtctgatgcttgtcgtgttcatcagaccggaacctccttctgtctggtttcgggaagaaacctttgccgaattctggttccttctgcgacgaacattgatcgcagattttctcgatccaCTGGCCCgaatgagccatgttgcagaatttgcgacgagtctctttgctccccgccATCTTGTTGTCCCATATTGTTTGCCTCTTTTtctcgaaagatttttcggcaaactcagtcgttgttcctgtcattgtgttgaccaggaacgttcccagatcagaactttgaaagaacttgaatctggacttcattttgtccatctctgtaagacagacccatagcccccatgctcgtctcgtggagatttgatcctccgtaaatgttgaggcgattgggacttgaaaatcaggaactttgatccggttcaaggctcctgtatctggtctccgaagcttgatgaaatggaaAGCTTCATAGACTCCTTTTTCGACAGGTTCTGGTGCTGCGCTGAAGAAGTACAGTTCCAGAACGTCTCCCCGtttaagggactcgttgtttTCCCAGGCTTCAAACACCGTTCTCTGGATCcacttgggtagacccttgatttcgttgaaggctggagcagtggtataaactgaggccaaagccccaaactcataccattccttgatgtGGTCTGGATTAGCTCCCGGAGTTGTCCAGATCCTTGGATATctccctgcaacatcaacccggcaatttcccggattaatgccctttctcGTGATGAGTTTCTCCCATCGGTTTTGATAAacctgccaagaaggagaaatatcaacaaaattagtatcaaccttaagtTGGCCAGTCatcggcctaagattgatctctccctcttttaccccagaggtggtgggttgacatgttgattcagggagtgaccccttaacaacatcttttcctcgagcgtccggctgtaaagccattctctcaggacttgtgctaggggtacttgaatcccctgctacaggtaatccgccctgtacggaaagcattgctttagcccgattttcacggacaacgcgcaagagcggcttgttgagtacctcctgaagattgaacatcttcatgaagcaaacatcgatttggttggatacttgggcttcgtcagccgcttgtatctttccagcttgtttagtgtgtagtacacacttctgccattcttgttgtagcagctctagacttgcaaagagctgcccctgtattgcctcgatggcctccacttcagggagctccatcccttgtaaggaaatctgcaagaacattctgatcagatttcaaaacgacaatatcataatcataatattgacattcggcttgccatctaagcagtctagatttttcaggcttagattcaatcttttttgttaagaaagctttaacgttagtgttatctactttcaaaacaaatttcttagcaagtaagaaaagcggccattttttaaacgcctttcgcactgcaaagaattctttctcgttgatgtgccatcgcacagcttcgtcgtcggagaaaagaccgctacagtatctgcaaggttcttctccatagggggtgatctttgtaagcactgctgcccaccagaaatcactcgcatcggtgtagaggaccaagtcatcctcatcttgtggtattgaaagtttcggaagatttttgcaaatctctttcaacttcttcataccctcccgatgttcctccttccaaatgaacggaacatctttcttcagtaataGACTGAAGACTTTCCGGTactctgcaagatttttgataaacattcctgcaaagttaacaactccgagaaagctttggagctgcttcttttctttgagatcctccggaaatccctggactttttccacaataattgtagaattatcccagactcatcgatctcgatccccagaaactccattttctgggtggctatgactgccttcttttctgacagcacaagtccttcttgttgacaaacatccgcaaagatctccagatgtctgatatgttcatgaatgttttttgatgcaataaggatgtcatcaatataaacaaacataaacgaagaataatctttgaagagattatccattttcctttggaatatctgaggcgcgttggctagccccattggcatgacattccagacataatgtccttgtggagttgagaaagctgtgaacttcttactcccttcctccatgcgaatctggtagaaacctgatttgcaatcgaactttgagaatacccttgcattTCTGATGCAGTCgatgaggtgttctctgcttgggatgaaatatccgtcaaactcaagaatgtcattaattcctttgtaattaataaccaatcttggttttcctcgcttgatctccccatgatttcttaccagaaatccaggactgctgtaaggcgacttccctggttcgatcagcttcaaatcaaggtgttccttgattatactcctcatatcctgttgatcttgagtattcatcaggataggtctgaacctaacaaactcatgctcctttccagttttaacttttagggtagctttgagctggttcttgtcccaccatgccaaaggattctcatggtaacacttctgaatcctccttttgacgtcggctatggacacctgttcttcttccttgatatctatatgtgatatcagggatgctttgaggatttgagtttcttcctcggagagatttGGGACTctctcagttctgcatttgagcaaaacttctccgaatctcctttgatccttcatttggggtctccggagtctaccatcatcaccacgcttgctgcgaaagttgattggcatcgagcgatgaaaagctcctttgagcctttgcacaatgattttgtggtcacaattggttgtgaacactagcctcctggcttcattgtcttgaatatacctcttgaagctttgcagaaaattattcccgaataatatatctgctccggtatcatggaaataaattggtggagtcttgaccttgtaccaaggtgtctgacctgctccgccgatcaatatttccgtctgttttactccctttgataagagcaaaattttcttggagaaatcccttcctgcaattcgaggtagatcttcttccacttctgttggaaagactcctcgctttgctgtacagattcctgctcctgaatccacataagcagcaaaatattctgctttatatttctcgtataacatccctacagagatgtatatcgagaatggactggtcattggatcatcactctttgtcgtccaatggtgatctccattcctcctgatttccatgaccatggtttatatttgtcaaggaaatctcgtcctaagatcaggacgtctGCTTCtggtccggcttggccttcggtctgaatttcaaaacctccaacctccagagttccgatgtatcggttgtctcctggattcgccagataatacaacatactgcaaggaaacttgttttccatgcttgttgtatcaaaCCTTGTAgaaacctgtctccatccttcggggcatTTGAATTTGACCCTCATGTCTGggactggtgtttcctggatcgcccttctTTCATAAGAATGGGAGAAACTTCTTgatataggccctgaagttagcctatttccttggaatgatagcctcggtcctcccagtctgagactctgggtatggctaagcacTGGTTTGTCTCCAacatcgatgtcgatttccctaATTTGGGGAatttccactcggtttggaGGGGCTGCCTTGGcaacttctttgaatatttctggaatttcaataaattcttttcccagaaatagctccgtatgatgggaatttgatagggcatacgagacttgataagtcagtgagtatggcctgtttccatctgtcatgtactccttctttttgtagtcctgatagagagtcagggctcggctgaaggatgaatcttgcagattataagcggtttgtggatagaactcggttataatcttcttggcatagagattgcccgaaaaagctccaagcactgattctctggcatctctgaCCCTTTTATCGCAGAGTGCGatatcaattggttggtctgtccctggggagagggaagatttgattaccaactgaattgctccaatatgaatccatttcatcgtgcttgcgacttctggcttcattttcttgagatcctgCTTAATATTTTCGGCCGGtaccagctggatttccacccggttacttgtgatctcaattggaagcgtcgtttcttggcttgtgacgccaaaatagacatgatgcttcctcttggttGGAATCAAGCTTTTTAAAACTCGATTTAAtctcccattggaaaacccttggtaggtTTGAACCtcctcggtttccttcttgagttttctcacgagcttcttcaccacttcttcttgtggaatcaggaaatggctggtaaatccattctgatcctccttctgggtgtggtggacctcgtgctcttctttagtctgactcggctccggttgatccatcggacatctccgaatcttcagaactaaagatttcctcttgctcatatatactctcatcagaggatatattttcgaattgatacacgggtatcaaatCCTGGTGGTAGatggcgtcttcgatatccggtgtggattcgaatttccttatcttgttgtctgggcaatttgtagagatatgcccctttgcaccgcacgtccagcagttgcaatccttaaaactttcatttgctttggcctgagtgcgcctgaaagtttttctcgccgggattctcttttgatttgagaatcggtttctggatggtccgctccgttgtcctgacttgtaggagcgtgccttctgtctggtccacatagttcttggtttccaagaactccttctagactttctttcatagggttggtacctatgcttctttcggctcctcctttgatacagcaactcagcaccaatctctgttggaagatcaatgttgtcgcacatcaatggggatttcttgttgagcCTTCTCAATTTTTTGAGATTTCTCAggtccgctgccttctggcaccattcggacatcTTCTTGTGGACATaggacatccttcttgatgcactatcaagtggatattctcctggtgacacgtactcgttgatgagcatttccctccatggactcggaaactttgtgaaaaagaggtccttggcggTTCGATCATCAACTACCCCCATATGAATATATAGGGTATACAGGCgtagaaattcatcaagagcttttggctctagcaccattaatcgaagattgtaaagtgcctgatGATACTTCTTGCGCTTCTCttctgcggatccttcgaaaaaacccattcccaagaaatggattttaatctgtttAGTAGCCTCCTTAATGATATCATAAGGTTTTGTGCTAGCAAACAGTTCTTCCCTTGCTGAGATTTCGattttatcccagtattgttttgccattcctgccagACTTGCTTCGAAGATTTTGGCAAACTCCTTTTTATCGTATTCGATTGTGGTGACTACGATATTCAAtgctgaagcccattcgtcgatcagatcctcccaatctttgaagctggcttcgtcgatgttgagaatcaatccatagggatggattggttcaagtgtggcctttcctacaggagtatcccgcatctgtGGCCTGCGTCTTTTGGTTCGCTGGAAATGGCTGGCATCTTCTGAAGCCCCACCCCTTTTTGACGAACTTTCTTCTTGGTGCTCGGTtttgggcacctcatctccttggttcatctttagatcaaccatgttgaggttagcaaaagattctgctaactcctgtaaatcttctaatccgattctgtcaaggctattcataatatttgcctttcatgattcggattatgtccttcggctgcaactccttgggtgctgcatcaaaTATAGGGGAATTCGTCGGGTTGTTGGACCATTGTTTCCGAATtttcccggaacatggttttcgcctttcgatctcctccattctcttttggatatcacgcaagagggttagtatttcctcttgttggagtgatattctgcttatctccatcggtagttcatacagcttgttgccgtaatattccaccgttttctgaatctcccgcaagttgacgttgtcggaagagtctggctcgatcttgtggtagccTGGATAgactactcccgccttgtcttttgttccatcaatcgtgtaACTGATGGGCCTCCTCCATGGTCCGTTCAATCCTTGCTCGGGCCGTGGCCATTATCATGAGATGTTCATGATAAAATTGGATACTCGCGATGACCTCGCGAATAAActcgatatctcctcctcgtcgtatGTTGGTAACGAGGACTCGATTATTCCACCTTAGATCACTTAAAAAGTGATTGGTTTCAATCTCCAGGTTctggagagagttcctgtagtgtacacatctcggacactcgtccggatccataaacttttaatggagtctcctcccacacaTGGGTTagtcataaaataaattaaaaattatataattcctctataaaaacccgctctgataccattttgagaagcgggGGATCAGCACTATAATTAAGCAATTTTTTCAATACTTAGTACACAGTTGAATTACAACGTGCACAGTTGACCAGGGGCGCAGTTGTCTTTTAAGGGGATTTTGGCCAGAAAAGTCACTCTTTAAAAGAAGTGGCTAAAAAAGTCATAAACTATGTGCTTTAGGCTACAAATGTCAATTCTCACTTAATTTATTACATGCAAATAGATTTGGGTGGCATTAACTTTTGataatatttatcttaaaattacttattttttataaaattagatACTTTTTTGTTTTCCAAATAAGTGATagtatattttatcaaaaaaataaattaattaagtgatAGTACATGatactaaaaagaaaaaagaaaaaacatattCAAGAAAGAatctaaatttatatatatttagcaTTAACTACCTACTGTTAGACCAATACACGCACATTATAAGAGATGCACTTTCTTTTAAATGAATTATGTGAAGAAGAGTAGTTTATAAGTcggaaaaaaaatctaaattactACACGCACgtgtaaaaatattatttcctcTAATAGATGTCTCAAAATCCTATTTTCGAAATCTAATTATCTTTCATCTCAAAATATAAACTATTGTTGAGGATGACATACCACCGTTGGTCGAGATCGACATTGTATATGACATTGACATATGATAGTCGTGGATGTAATTTAGTCGAGTtgaattcaaactttatttACTAGAAATCTAAACTTTGTATACTAATGTAACCGAAGGTTCGTGAGCATGCTCGTAAATATGTTCGTAAACATCGAATTGAACATGCTTGCGAATTTAACAATTCGAAGATTATTAGACTCGAACTCGActcgataaaattatcaaaCTCGAATTTGGTTAATTTATTATCAAATCGAGctttgaacgagctttttttcGAATCGAGCCTTGAATAATTTACGAACAACTCTCTTCATTTACACTCATGCTACTCACGAGCTCTATTTGAGCTTTTCATTATTCTAGCCCCTTTCTCAAAATGTACGCTTCTAGCCCGTTTCTAAAACCCAtattacatactccctccgtccctgaaataagttcctctttttccattttgggacgtcccccaaataagttcctatttctttctttctatttttggacaactaccccaccactaataatactttatttattcttacttttcactttttcaccactcccaatactaattataacactttttcaccttttcaccactcccaatactaattataacatatttttcttcattatcaatacactttaccattttccttaaaacccgtgtcgtccccaaagaggaacttattttggggacggagggagtatatcaacaaatgaattttattattgtgGGCCCATCAAAATAATACAATAGCCCACACCTTCAAAACTAACGCAGGcctgaaaagaaaaataaaaataaaataaactacaGCAGGCAAAGAAATATGGAGTAGAACAAAGAGAGCTTTCAATTTCACAGCGCCGCTTATTCTTCGTCTTCACACTTCACCCTATTTCTCTTCCATTCTCGTTTCCATATTTTTCTGTcaataaactaaaaaaagaaGGAATTCGAGCTTTTTCTGCTCAATTCCTCCTCCTATTTTATAATCTCTTTGTCAGTACTCGTAAACCCGCAAATTCATCCGATTCATCCAGAAAATTTCCAGATCTAATATCATATGCCCTAAATTCACCGAAACCTGACATAAATCTAAAAGGATATAGCACACTCGGCGACAGAAGCTGCGCATGAGCCATAGATTCAGAAGATCTAAGGTAAATGTTATTTAAAGTCTTAATCAATCGATACAGAGCAgccacaattttattttattttattataataaatattttggaGCTGTAGATTCGAAATCGAATAAGTTAGTGCagataaaaaaatgataaaattagtAGATAGGTATGGATTAGTGGATTGGAATTCTCAGTTGCTCTGATGTCGAAGTGTAATGgaaatttattttgatcaaCAGTTGCGATGGAGGGCGGTGATTGCGAGGCAGTAGAGAAATGCGAAGGGTCGGAATCGAACGCGGTGGGCGTTGCGAAGAAACTGATACACAGCAGAATGCTGATCGGGATAAAGGACGGGCGGTTCTTCGTAGGGACGTTTTACTGCATGGATAAGCAAGGGAACATAATTCTTCAAGATGCGGTGGAGTATCGCAGCACCAGGCGATCTTCCCCGTCTCCGATGGAGCATCGCGGCGTCGGTCTCATCCTCATCCCCTCCTCCTGCCGGACTTCTTGCCACGTCGATTGCTCCATTCAGGATCAGCTCTCTCTGCTCTCCCTCAACCATCACAACCGTCGCATCATCTATTGATCGCATCTCATCCTTTGATATCTCAGAATGTATAATTTGATGCTTATATTACGAAAAAGGTATTAGTTTGATCTACGCTTAATGCATCATTTTTACTGAATTAATGCATCATATGAGTTCAAATATCAGAGGgagtgatttttatttttattttcgaaGTGCACTAATTTGTCGATGCATTAAGTTCTtaagttttcatatgaaatatactttattgccggaaaatacctaaaatttgttaattttctgatttatgatttttttttatttttatttttttgcctgAAAATATATGAAGTTCACATTGATTCTGAATAATCTATTGTTAGGGAGTTTAGTAAAGCTGCATACTAATAATAGAATGGAATAAGCAATTTTGCCCATATCCAACTTGAATAGTTCCACGACTTGCTATTTTTTAGAGCGACATCAGATTAGATTTGAGCAAAATTGTCTACCATGCGACGATTcagaatcaattttaaattcatgtattttttttggcaaaaatagAAGGCtatgatataaataaaaaaattagcaaactttaggtattttttttaacaataacctctctctatatatatatattgacgcTGAATTCACACTCTAACTACTAGGGTAATT
The genomic region above belongs to Salvia miltiorrhiza cultivar Shanhuang (shh) chromosome 5, IMPLAD_Smil_shh, whole genome shotgun sequence and contains:
- the LOC130985184 gene encoding uncharacterized protein LOC130985184 codes for the protein MEGGDCEAVEKCEGSESNAVGVAKKLIHSRMLIGIKDGRFFVGTFYCMDKQGNIILQDAVEYRSTRRSSPSPMEHRGVGLILIPSSCRTSCHVDCSIQDQLSLLSLNHHNRRIIY